In Candidatus Omnitrophota bacterium, a single genomic region encodes these proteins:
- a CDS encoding ankyrin repeat domain-containing protein: protein MKKLAGIIYVLVFCIMVTPIVCLAGINDELCEAVRNKNIQKVNELISKGADVNAKDSHGMTPLMYAAGYYGKAETMKPDGSLVMFAVTFGQSETVKLLLDKGADVNVRNSEGMTPLMYAAGRFVEIETVKLLLNKGVDVNVKANDGRTVLSIVESSSNIKSDIKKEIVELLRKAGAR from the coding sequence GTGAAGAAATTAGCTGGGATTATTTATGTTTTGGTTTTTTGTATAATGGTAACTCCTATAGTTTGTCTGGCAGGTATCAATGACGAACTATGTGAAGCGGTAAGAAACAAAAATATTCAAAAAGTCAATGAATTGATATCTAAAGGCGCTGATGTGAATGCTAAGGACTCTCATGGTATGACACCATTGATGTACGCTGCCGGGTATTATGGCAAAGCTGAAACTATGAAACCTGATGGTTCGCTAGTGATGTTTGCTGTAACTTTTGGTCAATCCGAAACCGTGAAGCTTTTATTAGATAAAGGTGCAGATGTTAATGTAAGGAATTCTGAAGGTATGACACCATTGATGTACGCTGCTGGGCGTTTTGTCGAAATTGAAACCGTAAAGCTCTTACTAAATAAAGGCGTAGATGTTAATGTTAAAGCCAATGACGGTAGGACAGTTTTATCAATAGTTGAATCATCAAGCAATATAAAAAGCGATATCAAGAAAGAGATAGTTGAATTACTTAGAAAGGCTGGGGCCAGGTAA
- the argS gene encoding arginine--tRNA ligase, with protein MHKAVQEELIALVSRCLGSLGWLKDNKEAISLDFPTDNRFGDFTTNIALKLSKELKKPPRVVATQLIESIQKEIENTDLKNLITQVKVEGAGFVNFYLKENYFYELLRQITTQGKEALRPDLGHGKKTLIEFVSANPTGCLSVAHARQAAVGDCLANVLSFIGFNISREYYLNDEGNQINILGKSVGLRLKELKGEAIEFPENYYQGDYIKDIAQIAIDQKIKDEDLGDFAAEHILKIIKQELADFGVKFDCWYSQKELAKSGKVQQAFDQLKKKGFLYEQDSALWFQSTAFGDDKDRVIIKSDGSQTYLAPDIAYHEDKFNRGFSWLINLWGPDHHGYINRIKASIEAFGHKKDDLSVVIVQLATIFRNGQEIQMSTRRGQYITLREVLDEVGKDAARFFFLMRRTSSHLDFDLEVAKKQSSENPVYYVQYAHARICSILRSSTVEIKDDLDLTVLKEKEELTLIKKLLEFEATLNVCLVTCDPYMLTVYLQELSETFHKFYDLHRVLGQDDVLTSARLTLIKGAKIVLACGLELLGIAQPEKM; from the coding sequence ATGCATAAAGCTGTTCAGGAAGAACTTATTGCCTTAGTTAGCCGCTGCTTGGGCTCCTTAGGCTGGCTTAAGGATAATAAAGAGGCAATCTCTCTTGATTTTCCCACGGATAACCGCTTTGGTGATTTTACCACCAATATTGCCTTAAAACTAAGTAAAGAATTAAAGAAACCACCCCGCGTAGTTGCTACGCAGTTAATCGAATCTATCCAAAAAGAAATAGAAAATACGGATTTAAAAAATTTAATTACCCAGGTAAAAGTGGAAGGAGCAGGGTTTGTAAACTTTTATCTTAAAGAGAATTATTTTTATGAATTACTGCGCCAGATAACTACTCAGGGTAAGGAGGCTCTTAGGCCGGATTTAGGCCATGGTAAGAAAACTTTGATTGAATTTGTCAGCGCAAATCCTACCGGTTGTTTATCCGTTGCCCACGCCCGCCAGGCAGCAGTGGGGGATTGTTTGGCTAATGTTTTGTCTTTTATCGGTTTTAATATCAGCCGGGAATATTATCTTAATGATGAAGGTAATCAGATCAATATTCTGGGCAAATCCGTGGGCTTGCGGCTTAAAGAATTAAAAGGCGAGGCAATTGAGTTTCCTGAAAACTATTATCAGGGAGATTACATTAAAGATATCGCACAAATTGCGATTGATCAGAAAATTAAAGATGAAGATCTGGGAGATTTTGCCGCTGAGCATATCTTAAAGATAATTAAACAGGAGTTGGCCGATTTTGGGGTTAAATTTGACTGCTGGTATTCACAGAAGGAGCTGGCTAAGAGCGGTAAGGTGCAGCAGGCATTTGACCAATTAAAGAAAAAAGGATTTTTGTATGAGCAGGACAGCGCGCTCTGGTTTCAATCTACTGCTTTTGGCGATGATAAAGACCGGGTAATTATTAAAAGTGATGGATCCCAGACGTATTTGGCTCCGGATATCGCCTATCATGAGGACAAATTTAACCGTGGATTTAGCTGGTTGATTAACCTTTGGGGCCCGGATCATCATGGTTATATCAATCGTATCAAGGCCTCCATTGAGGCGTTTGGACATAAGAAGGATGATTTATCCGTAGTTATTGTCCAGTTAGCCACTATTTTTAGAAATGGACAGGAGATTCAAATGTCCACGCGGCGTGGACAATATATTACCCTGCGGGAAGTTTTAGATGAAGTAGGGAAAGATGCTGCCAGATTTTTCTTTTTGATGCGCCGAACATCCAGCCACTTGGATTTTGATTTAGAGGTAGCCAAAAAACAATCTTCGGAGAATCCTGTATATTATGTCCAATATGCGCATGCCCGAATTTGCAGTATATTGCGCAGTAGCACGGTTGAGATTAAGGATGATTTAGATCTAACTGTGCTTAAGGAGAAAGAAGAGCTGACACTTATCAAGAAGTTACTAGAGTTTGAGGCAACCCTGAATGTTTGTTTAGTTACTTGCGATCCGTATATGCTTACAGTCTACCTTCAGGAACTTTCGGAAACTTTCCATAAATTTTACGATTTACACAGGGTTCTAGGCCAGGATGATGTATTAACGAGCGCCCGGCTTACCTTAATAAAAGGAGCAAAGATTGTTTTAGCCTGTGGATTAGAGCTGTTAGGTATTGCTCAACCTGAGAAAATGTAA
- a CDS encoding DUF5679 domain-containing protein has translation MAETGYCVKCKGKKSMKDEQKVTMKNGRAAMKGKCPECGTGMYKILGKAK, from the coding sequence ATGGCTGAAACAGGATATTGTGTAAAATGTAAAGGTAAGAAATCAATGAAAGATGAGCAGAAGGTAACTATGAAAAACGGCCGCGCCGCCATGAAAGGTAAATGCCCTGAATGCGGAACCGGAATGTATAAGATCTTAGGAAAAGCTAAGTAA
- a CDS encoding hemolysin family protein, whose product MIIFLILLLLAVLSFFFSSSETSIIGLSKIKLRHMMQKGVKGAANIQRLVLKLDKVIAAILIGNNIVNIAVSSIVTGVFVQIYGYRLGVVASTFITTLVLLIFCEVTPKILAAKHAEKMALLTAPLMEIVLVIFKPLIIFFIGISNFILKIFGLSVTKKSPLITEEELKTMIEMGQEAGVLSEEERKMLHRIFEFGDTKLMDIMVPKEKIIAVNINTNSDDLLNIFVEEGHARLPVYKETKDNIVGIVYAQDLLYILREKGLFLLQDLLHEACFVSSTTRVNDLLRRFQAEKMQIAIIVDKDKKTLGLVTLEDLIEEIVGEIEEKRHIRKSVK is encoded by the coding sequence ATGATAATATTTTTAATTTTACTGCTATTAGCTGTACTTTCATTCTTCTTTTCCTCTTCAGAAACTTCGATTATCGGGTTAAGCAAAATTAAACTGCGCCATATGATGCAAAAAGGGGTTAAGGGCGCTGCGAACATTCAGCGGCTTGTCTTAAAGTTAGACAAAGTAATCGCTGCGATACTTATCGGTAATAATATTGTTAACATTGCCGTCTCATCGATTGTAACGGGCGTATTCGTCCAGATTTATGGATACCGCTTGGGTGTTGTTGCTTCTACATTTATAACCACTTTGGTTTTGCTTATTTTCTGCGAGGTAACTCCCAAGATTCTTGCGGCTAAGCATGCAGAAAAGATGGCTCTTCTTACTGCGCCGTTAATGGAGATAGTTTTAGTAATCTTTAAGCCCTTGATCATATTTTTTATCGGTATCAGTAATTTTATCTTAAAGATTTTTGGTTTAAGCGTTACCAAGAAGTCTCCCTTGATTACCGAAGAAGAGTTAAAGACGATGATTGAAATGGGGCAGGAGGCGGGGGTTTTAAGCGAAGAGGAGCGTAAGATGCTCCACCGTATCTTTGAGTTTGGGGATACTAAGCTCATGGATATCATGGTGCCTAAAGAGAAAATTATTGCTGTAAATATTAATACTAACTCTGATGACTTATTGAATATCTTTGTGGAAGAGGGGCATGCTCGTCTTCCGGTATATAAGGAGACTAAAGATAATATCGTAGGCATAGTTTATGCCCAGGATTTACTCTATATATTGCGCGAAAAAGGCTTGTTTCTCTTGCAGGATTTGCTTCATGAAGCCTGTTTTGTCTCCAGCACAACGCGCGTAAATGACCTTTTAAGAAGATTTCAGGCAGAGAAGATGCAGATTGCTATTATCGTGGATAAAGATAAAAAAACATTGGGATTGGTAACTTTAGAAGATTTGATTGAAGAGATTGTTGGTGAGATAGAAGAAAAGCGCCATATAAGAAAGTCTGTTAAATAG
- the recJ gene encoding single-stranded-DNA-specific exonuclease RecJ codes for MSSHKILKIATPHVSLQNQLSKELGISKILAQILINRKITSVTAAEKFLKSSIGDLFSPHLFSDMPKAISLVKKAQENKEKIMVFGDYDVDGITSTVLLKSALESIGLEVLHHIPHRITEGYGLNKEIINFAKEKQVKLMVTADCGIVNHEEIQGLRQANIDVIITDHHEPQDSSLPAASCIINPKVKHSGYPYRDLAGVGVAYKFAQAITDSLLMDDLDLVTLGTIADSVPLTGENRIIAKEGLLRLPQTKRFGLRAIIENAGIENKKFNSTYVGFIIAPRLNAPGRMANAEVSLKLLMSQSAVEAQGLAKELEKFNRERQKVEGKIIEEAEEIINHQVNFKDHKVIVIAKEDWHQGVLGIVASKLADRFYRPAIVISINENLCKGSARSIQNFHLFDALMDSKELLDSFGGHAHAAGLLITKDNIDEFRKSINKLASDRLTLEDLLPSRDVDLELNFADLNEGLVRELERLEPFGMDNPEPLFYSRALKLKGEVQLLNRGTLKFWATDGVTTRQVIAFGMSSLRESLLAAASFDLIYTPKIDSWRQEESLILEAKDIFFK; via the coding sequence ATGTCCTCACATAAAATCTTAAAGATTGCCACCCCGCATGTATCTTTGCAAAATCAGCTTTCTAAAGAATTAGGTATATCTAAAATATTGGCCCAAATATTAATTAACCGTAAGATAACCAGCGTTACCGCTGCGGAAAAATTCCTAAAATCCTCAATTGGCGATTTATTCAGTCCGCATTTATTCTCGGATATGCCTAAGGCAATCAGCCTGGTGAAGAAGGCGCAAGAAAACAAAGAAAAAATAATGGTCTTTGGCGACTATGATGTGGACGGCATAACTAGCACGGTTTTACTCAAAAGCGCGCTTGAATCAATAGGCCTTGAAGTTTTGCATCATATCCCGCATCGGATTACCGAAGGTTATGGTTTAAATAAAGAAATTATTAATTTTGCTAAAGAAAAACAGGTCAAGCTTATGGTTACTGCTGACTGCGGGATTGTTAATCATGAAGAAATTCAAGGCCTAAGGCAGGCAAATATCGATGTAATTATTACCGACCACCACGAGCCGCAGGATTCAAGTTTGCCTGCGGCAAGTTGCATTATTAATCCAAAAGTGAAACATTCAGGTTATCCCTATAGGGATCTGGCCGGAGTGGGAGTGGCTTATAAATTTGCTCAAGCAATTACCGATTCCCTATTAATGGATGATTTAGATTTGGTTACTTTGGGCACAATTGCCGATAGCGTGCCGCTAACCGGGGAAAATAGGATCATTGCCAAGGAAGGCTTATTGAGGTTGCCGCAAACCAAAAGATTTGGCCTGCGGGCGATTATTGAAAACGCAGGAATTGAAAACAAAAAATTTAATTCTACCTATGTAGGTTTTATAATTGCTCCTCGATTGAATGCTCCCGGAAGAATGGCTAATGCCGAGGTATCCTTAAAACTGTTGATGAGCCAGAGTGCTGTTGAGGCGCAAGGTTTGGCCAAGGAATTAGAAAAATTTAACCGTGAGCGCCAGAAAGTAGAAGGAAAAATTATAGAAGAAGCAGAGGAGATAATTAACCATCAGGTTAATTTTAAGGATCATAAGGTAATTGTGATTGCCAAAGAAGATTGGCATCAGGGTGTTTTAGGGATTGTGGCTTCAAAGTTAGCGGATAGATTCTATCGTCCTGCGATAGTTATTTCGATTAATGAAAATTTATGCAAGGGCTCAGCGCGTTCAATTCAGAATTTTCATCTTTTTGATGCGTTGATGGATTCTAAGGAGTTATTAGATAGCTTCGGCGGACATGCCCATGCCGCAGGCTTGCTCATTACTAAAGATAATATTGATGAGTTCAGGAAGAGTATCAATAAATTGGCTAGCGACAGGCTGACTTTAGAGGATTTACTTCCCAGCCGGGATGTTGATTTAGAGCTTAATTTTGCGGATTTAAATGAGGGATTGGTTAGGGAGTTAGAGCGCTTAGAGCCATTTGGTATGGATAATCCTGAGCCTTTATTTTATTCGCGCGCGCTTAAGTTAAAAGGAGAAGTGCAGCTGCTAAACCGCGGGACTTTAAAGTTTTGGGCAACTGATGGAGTCACTACAAGGCAAGTGATTGCTTTTGGGATGAGTAGTTTAAGAGAAAGCTTGTTAGCTGCAGCTTCTTTTGACTTAATCTATACGCCAAAAATTGACAGCTGGCGTCAGGAAGAATCACTGATTCTTGAAGCTAAAGATATATTTTTTAAGTAG
- a CDS encoding L28 family ribosomal protein: MLKECVICKKVALTGKVLSRKGQYKAKGGTGSKIARWSKRKFKVNLQTVHIVVNGTTKKVYICAKCIKKGDFKKAVPRKPRPTT; the protein is encoded by the coding sequence ATGCTTAAAGAATGCGTAATCTGTAAAAAAGTGGCACTTACCGGTAAAGTTTTATCCAGAAAAGGGCAGTATAAGGCTAAAGGCGGAACAGGTTCTAAGATTGCCCGTTGGTCCAAGCGTAAATTTAAGGTAAATCTGCAAACTGTGCATATAGTGGTTAATGGTACGACCAAGAAGGTCTATATCTGCGCCAAGTGCATCAAAAAGGGTGATTTCAAAAAAGCGGTTCCCAGAAAACCTCGCCCCACTACTTAA
- a CDS encoding class I SAM-dependent methyltransferase produces MKIRESGMPERQMWEKFFNPAKILDTLGINNRIVDVAEFGCGYGTFTIPAAKVITGKIFALDIEPDMIRITEEEAKKYGLSNVRTFMRDFMADGSGLPDGSIDYAMLFNILHLEKPMFLINETKRILRDGGKLGIIHWNYDSTTPRGPAMDIRPKPEDCIKWAQSAGFNGAVQYDLKPYHYGIVLTKTGL; encoded by the coding sequence ATGAAGATCAGAGAGAGTGGTATGCCTGAGCGCCAGATGTGGGAAAAGTTTTTTAATCCTGCAAAGATTCTGGATACGCTTGGTATAAATAACCGGATAGTTGATGTAGCAGAGTTCGGTTGTGGCTATGGTACATTTACAATTCCGGCCGCAAAAGTTATTACAGGAAAAATATTCGCGTTAGATATCGAGCCGGATATGATCCGGATTACTGAAGAAGAAGCTAAAAAGTACGGTTTGAGTAATGTCAGAACCTTTATGCGTGATTTTATGGCTGATGGTTCTGGCCTGCCTGATGGAAGTATTGATTATGCGATGCTTTTTAATATTCTTCACCTTGAGAAACCAATGTTTCTTATTAATGAGACAAAACGGATTCTAAGAGATGGGGGTAAGTTAGGAATTATTCATTGGAATTATGACTCAACTACGCCGCGTGGTCCTGCAATGGATATTCGTCCTAAACCGGAAGACTGCATAAAGTGGGCTCAAAGTGCCGGGTTCAATGGGGCTGTCCAATACGATTTAAAACCGTATCATTATGGTATTGTTTTAACAAAGACAGGACTGTAA